A part of Prolixibacteraceae bacterium genomic DNA contains:
- a CDS encoding DUF4293 domain-containing protein, whose amino-acid sequence MIQRIQSLFLLLSAIMMTSLFVPTLVWIKTKSETFAMGLTKFTPALPLTDADNVSLIPLVIFVGLIIILSLITIFMYRNRIMQMRITVVNLILKLGVVGVAYFYASTTASLIHGDVKLNYVLVFPVIALIFDYLAIRSIGKDEALVRATDRIR is encoded by the coding sequence ATGATTCAAAGAATACAAAGTTTATTTCTTTTACTGTCAGCTATCATGATGACGAGTTTATTCGTGCCGACATTGGTGTGGATTAAAACAAAGAGCGAAACTTTTGCAATGGGATTGACTAAGTTTACACCTGCGTTGCCACTAACCGATGCTGATAATGTGTCTTTAATACCACTAGTAATATTTGTGGGTTTAATTATAATATTATCATTGATCACGATCTTTATGTATCGTAATCGTATTATGCAAATGCGAATCACTGTGGTAAACTTGATTTTAAAGTTAGGTGTTGTTGGTGTTGCTTATTTTTATGCTTCAACTACAGCTTCGCTTATTCACGGAGATGTAAAGTTAAACTATGTGTTAGTTTTTCCTGTTATTGCATTGATTTTTGATTATTTGGCAATTCGTTCTATCGGAAAAGATGAAGCTTTGGTAAGAGCAACTGATCGTATTAGATAG
- a CDS encoding nucleoside phosphorylase, protein MKTFKPSELIINPDGTIFHLHLLPGDIAKKILLVGDPGRVRLVASLFENIEFEKENREFVTITGTYKGERFTVLSTGIGTDNIDIVVNELDALANIDFETRTEKVDKTQLTLVRMGTSGALQPNIPVNSFVLSKTSIGFDGLLNFYTAVEKITNIDFENKFMEHTSWNTRLTTPYVVDGSDEIYNKMNSNQTVEGITISAPGFYAPQGRELRIPLLDPELNDKIGAFRYEGRAITNFEMECSAIYGLSKHMGHKAMTICTIIANRVRKEANVNYHGRVKEMIEYTLEHLLD, encoded by the coding sequence ATGAAAACATTTAAACCTTCAGAACTTATCATCAATCCAGATGGCACTATATTTCACTTACATTTGTTACCAGGGGACATTGCGAAGAAGATTTTATTGGTAGGCGATCCTGGGCGAGTGAGGTTAGTTGCAAGTCTCTTCGAGAATATAGAATTTGAAAAGGAAAATCGAGAGTTTGTTACTATCACTGGAACATATAAAGGTGAAAGATTTACGGTGCTTTCTACAGGTATAGGAACTGATAATATTGACATCGTTGTCAATGAATTAGATGCTTTAGCTAACATCGATTTTGAAACGAGAACTGAAAAAGTAGACAAGACTCAACTTACACTAGTTCGTATGGGAACTTCAGGAGCTCTTCAACCGAATATCCCTGTTAACAGTTTTGTTCTTTCAAAAACATCAATTGGGTTTGATGGTTTATTGAATTTCTACACCGCTGTCGAGAAGATTACAAATATTGATTTTGAAAACAAGTTCATGGAGCACACTTCATGGAATACTCGTTTAACGACACCATATGTTGTGGATGGATCAGATGAGATTTACAACAAGATGAATTCTAATCAAACAGTAGAAGGAATTACAATATCAGCTCCTGGTTTTTATGCACCTCAGGGACGTGAACTTAGAATTCCTCTTTTAGACCCTGAATTAAATGACAAAATTGGGGCATTCCGTTACGAAGGCCGCGCCATTACTAATTTCGAGATGGAATGTTCTGCAATCTATGGACTTTCAAAGCATATGGGACATAAAGCCATGACTATCTGCACCATTATTGCAAACAGAGTTCGTAAAGAAGCTAATGTAAACTATCACGGAAGAGTAAAAGAGATGATTGAATACACTCTTGAACATCTTCTGGATTAA
- a CDS encoding pyruvate, phosphate dikinase — MTDFQKIPLTSIYKRQKSDRDIFQELMPTKVKEILVVATVYDAYSIVREGQFSDKIFGEYLQLNLYASPRFSSVNSQEDALQIIHKKHFDMVIIMAGVDKNLSIEIAENIHFSKSRLPILMLANNNHGLEDLQREVSKVPAINRLFVWNGNSNVFVAMIKYVEDMKNAARDTKLGNVRIILLVEDSVRYYSRYLPVLYTAIMTQTQNLVSEESSDELHMILKMRARPKVLLVSNYEDAIKIIDEYSENLLCVISDVRFPRHGIDDEDSGVNLLIEARKKLKYSIPTLLQSHDPSNRERAKKIGANFIDKNSEKLSLEIMKFINDKLGFGDFIFRDPDGNKIGIATDLDEFEELLHEVPSDSLIRHARINAFSSWLMARGEINIAEQLLPYNIEDFSSPEELREFCIRVFLDAKQKKHRGQIINFTPKLCTGNRYIVRMGRGSLGGKGRGLAFISNLIENIDFKHLIKGINIRQPATAVIGAVEFDRFIEMNNLYDDIYQERPAEEIRKLFLEAEIGVVLKDRLYNYLKEMKKPLAIRSSGLFEDSLLQPFSGVYSTYLIPNNHTDINTRLEQLCKAIKLVYASIFTETAESYFHAVNYKIEEEKMAVVIQEVVGHDYNAKFYPNISGVAQSYNYYPFSYMKPEDGFAVIAVGLGMHVVGGNKAFRFCPAYPRLINGSLQDQMRDSQRFFNAIDLSKSEINLEEQDEDAAILKLRIADADKDNNLNDCASTYNHINDIVEPGTFIKGPRIINFANILQYDSIPLAQTIQLLLNLFEQAMGSPVEMEFAVDLEKGEDNKPTFYILQIKPLIQQEKSYHIDLDQIDEEKLIMKAKKGMGNGKLDNIKDIVYIDPDLFDKLSTKEMAEEIRKINTEMVDQNKEYVLIGPGRWGTRDPHTGIPVLWANISNAKVIVEIGLPDFPLDASLGSHFFHNVTSMNVGYFSIPFQSEDTYIDLNKIAAIGEVTSYGKFTKHAHIENGVTVLMDGSKQTSIIQIN; from the coding sequence ATGACGGATTTTCAAAAAATTCCACTGACATCTATCTACAAAAGACAGAAGTCTGACAGAGATATCTTTCAAGAGTTAATGCCCACAAAAGTCAAAGAAATACTAGTTGTGGCAACCGTTTATGATGCTTACTCTATTGTCAGAGAAGGACAATTTTCTGATAAAATATTTGGTGAATATCTTCAATTGAACCTATATGCATCTCCTCGTTTTAGCTCAGTAAATTCACAAGAGGATGCCCTTCAAATTATACACAAGAAACACTTTGACATGGTGATTATTATGGCTGGTGTCGATAAAAATCTTTCTATCGAGATTGCAGAGAATATTCATTTCTCTAAAAGTCGACTTCCAATCCTGATGCTTGCCAATAACAACCATGGACTTGAAGATCTTCAAAGAGAAGTCTCCAAAGTACCTGCGATAAACCGTCTATTTGTTTGGAATGGAAATTCCAATGTCTTCGTTGCGATGATTAAGTATGTCGAAGACATGAAGAATGCTGCACGTGACACAAAACTAGGTAATGTTCGCATTATTCTTTTGGTCGAAGATTCGGTTCGATACTATTCACGATATTTACCAGTCTTATATACGGCAATCATGACTCAAACACAGAATCTAGTCTCAGAAGAGTCTTCCGATGAGCTACATATGATTCTAAAAATGAGAGCACGACCAAAAGTACTTCTAGTTAGCAATTATGAAGATGCCATTAAAATCATTGACGAATATAGTGAAAACCTTCTATGTGTCATATCTGACGTACGATTCCCTCGCCATGGCATAGACGATGAGGATTCTGGAGTTAACCTTCTTATTGAGGCACGCAAAAAACTAAAATACTCAATTCCGACGCTTCTTCAATCTCACGACCCATCAAACAGAGAAAGAGCTAAAAAGATTGGAGCTAATTTTATAGATAAAAACTCAGAAAAACTGTCGCTTGAGATCATGAAATTTATCAATGATAAACTTGGTTTTGGTGACTTCATTTTCAGAGATCCAGATGGGAACAAAATTGGTATTGCTACAGATCTAGATGAATTTGAAGAACTACTACATGAGGTCCCTAGTGACTCTCTTATTCGTCATGCAAGAATCAATGCATTCTCTTCGTGGTTGATGGCTAGGGGTGAGATTAATATTGCAGAACAGCTTTTACCTTATAATATTGAAGACTTCTCTTCTCCAGAAGAGCTTAGAGAGTTCTGTATCAGAGTATTTCTTGATGCCAAACAAAAAAAACATAGAGGGCAGATTATTAACTTTACCCCCAAATTATGTACAGGAAACAGGTATATTGTAAGAATGGGGAGAGGATCACTTGGAGGTAAAGGACGAGGACTCGCTTTTATCTCGAATTTAATTGAAAATATCGATTTTAAACACTTAATAAAAGGTATTAATATACGTCAACCAGCCACAGCTGTAATTGGAGCTGTTGAATTTGATCGTTTTATTGAGATGAATAATCTATATGACGATATTTATCAAGAAAGACCTGCCGAAGAGATCCGAAAACTATTCCTTGAAGCAGAAATTGGAGTCGTCCTAAAAGATCGTCTATACAACTATCTAAAAGAGATGAAAAAGCCACTAGCCATCAGGTCATCAGGGCTTTTTGAAGATTCATTACTACAACCTTTCTCTGGGGTATATTCTACATATTTAATCCCGAATAATCATACGGATATAAACACACGATTAGAGCAACTATGCAAAGCGATAAAGCTGGTCTATGCATCCATTTTCACTGAGACTGCCGAATCCTATTTTCATGCTGTAAACTATAAGATTGAAGAGGAAAAAATGGCAGTAGTAATTCAAGAAGTCGTTGGACATGACTATAATGCTAAATTTTATCCAAATATTAGTGGCGTAGCTCAATCCTATAACTACTACCCATTCTCATACATGAAGCCAGAAGATGGATTTGCTGTGATTGCTGTTGGATTGGGAATGCATGTCGTAGGTGGCAACAAAGCATTCCGTTTCTGTCCAGCCTACCCACGTCTTATCAATGGATCATTACAAGATCAAATGAGGGATTCACAGAGATTCTTTAATGCAATTGATCTTTCAAAATCTGAGATAAATTTAGAAGAACAGGATGAAGATGCTGCAATTCTTAAACTTCGCATTGCAGATGCTGACAAAGATAACAACCTCAATGACTGTGCATCAACATATAACCATATTAATGATATTGTTGAACCTGGGACATTTATTAAAGGTCCACGAATTATTAACTTTGCAAATATTCTTCAATATGACTCTATCCCCTTAGCACAAACGATACAGTTACTATTAAACCTATTCGAGCAGGCGATGGGATCACCTGTTGAGATGGAATTTGCTGTGGATTTAGAAAAAGGTGAAGATAACAAGCCTACATTCTATATTTTGCAGATCAAACCATTAATTCAACAAGAAAAATCATACCACATTGATTTAGATCAAATTGATGAGGAAAAACTGATTATGAAAGCAAAAAAAGGAATGGGCAATGGGAAACTTGACAATATAAAAGACATAGTATATATTGATCCTGACTTATTTGACAAGCTTTCTACCAAAGAGATGGCAGAGGAAATTCGAAAGATTAACACTGAGATGGTAGATCAAAACAAAGAATATGTCTTGATTGGGCCAGGTAGATGGGGAACAAGAGACCCTCATACTGGTATCCCTGTACTTTGGGCTAATATTTCAAATGCTAAAGTTATCGTCGAAATAGGGCTTCCTGATTTCCCTCTAGACGCATCTTTAGGCTCTCATTTTTTTCATAATGTTACTTCAATGAATGTTGGCTACTTCTCAATACCTTTTCAAAGCGAAGACACGTACATCGACTTGAATAAAATAGCAGCAATAGGAGAAGTTACATCATACGGG
- a CDS encoding HYR domain-containing protein, whose product MNNFSKFVLILWLSLVTVISKGQLSKKHYLPPFYGNITSSMHDARGYFTLYLSTNETTPFDVTIKRGDGTLITTINGLSVRNSVNYQLPTLIENFLQNSVTYKQPLFIKASDRGKVLSDKGIVLEGDHEFFVNVRIITRAQGASLTSKGLVGAGTHFFAGFMKSCFSPYNGNNSQFISIMATSNNTVVSIKNKNFNWFSRNQNDQSGWTLERASQNKYSRRLNKGETITLGYDNDQFRNASSRLPSNGVAFESPNGTEITATKPIVVNSGSWSASPSGLQARDIGFDQIVPVNVVGDQYILVKGQGNKSPNSSFDETKHGEAAVIIATKNNTVVTYHGNGGNSRTITLAKKGDAAFIDQELFDKYFESSVRGRRTIDGYRIWYNYRTGDIDPYEMLPSVYLESTKPIYVYQTITGVRDKDQTTGMSFIPPLKCTSDYKVTIPFARAFEADGSGRSYNGNNRSLNTVIKGSTSSRNITINGTALSNSSYTAVPGGSGWYSFSYQVPRNGHYVVENTQKDPINVALYGESGNVGAAGYFSGFGTRPITVPELSVDGAVENCGENTRIVVQNNQPGWTYNWYKNGEKIDGATSSSYTTNGSGYYSVEAGLNCNGRVSKTYPSDPIYLFPCINIDGLASATEGEQLDVNIVLSESVPFPVTYDLEIVSESGNGIATHGTDYKVIGSLTGITIPANTLLSTVSFDLMDDSIREPEEHFTVRITRSTMSKINIGTCVATIKENDNDLPKLSVDLQQDNWKDGIDEAGTEGKDITLSLKLSEKTGYFVSVDYEFIDITAKNGEDYNATPGTITFAPGELEKEIHLMVIDDNLYDIESKESFKLMLNNVSEAELSIDPKKEVFIVDDETKPSLAIKGSSVLTAREGDDIRVEYHLTTPLDSTFTVGYKTTTKAGSGYATANLDYTEVPLTDVQLLPGTTDGAITVSTLVDGLAEVQEKFMMQFRTSKIVDVTRFVDLSILDINAKPQLSFAVGSIEEGQVARVNVTLTTPLGSDLVLDINYIDGSAKAGQDYQILTRQITIPAGAAALGFDITTIEDTEEEGDEDFEIRFTTSNTLVEMPVDRLSVMINDNDSTPIARDDSYTINEGEGLVRSLGDNDFMGDLPSKGFTIVKSSFPVSQISFDKTTGQFSYTPPREFSGIDSLSYTIEDADGDVTPPAKVLVRVLEVDDIPVANDDLYTSKERTHPSYATLTENVLSNDVGLGDGVKVQLIEDVKHGTLVLNEDGSFTYNPDPQFFSSDDLVPSVPKDYFTYRIVDQKQATQTSVGKCQIEVAYYNDEAPILTNDRVSTNDKTPVEIDPLVNDNDIDGKNTIDVSSFAIESITGQATVVYEDNMLKITPKKGVDEVCVITYRVNDLGIDGQPSKRSLTGTVEVTISKLNQVPIAKCQKPADFHLTSTGDVEFNATMLDNGSSDSDGEALTYSMESVLWGSATSVTLDCGYVGTDIPVDLVVSDPKGATSRCSTTFTVVDPIDPILKGDAPSSQVYSVPKGVTSKVVSYTEPIFEDNCTTGIIPTRLEGKPSGSSFSIGTHSIRYKGVDAGGNSSAEVSFDIIIHELDPILSLTDPTIVLCEDESTSLELTIVGSIGDCTIELLLDGVVNNTVVFKKVNSTNYQADFVGLPKGLHDVAVRVTDDTGTVSYSNEISWNVKGRPASLKIQAN is encoded by the coding sequence ATGAATAACTTTTCCAAATTTGTCTTAATTCTTTGGTTATCTTTAGTTACAGTGATCAGTAAAGGTCAGTTGTCGAAGAAACACTATTTGCCTCCATTTTATGGTAATATTACTTCTAGTATGCATGATGCTAGAGGGTATTTTACGCTATACTTGTCAACTAACGAGACTACTCCTTTTGATGTGACAATAAAAAGAGGAGATGGGACTTTAATTACGACAATTAATGGGTTATCTGTTCGCAATTCAGTAAATTACCAATTGCCGACTCTCATTGAAAATTTTCTACAGAATTCTGTAACCTATAAGCAACCTTTATTTATAAAAGCATCGGACAGAGGTAAGGTGCTTTCGGATAAGGGAATTGTCTTAGAAGGAGATCATGAATTTTTTGTTAATGTAAGAATCATTACACGAGCACAAGGTGCTAGTTTGACTTCAAAAGGTTTAGTGGGGGCTGGAACTCATTTTTTTGCGGGATTTATGAAAAGTTGCTTTTCTCCATATAATGGAAATAATTCACAATTTATATCCATCATGGCGACATCTAATAATACAGTGGTGTCGATTAAGAACAAAAATTTTAATTGGTTTTCTCGCAATCAGAATGATCAATCAGGTTGGACGTTAGAAAGAGCATCACAGAATAAATATTCTCGCAGGTTGAATAAGGGCGAAACGATTACTTTAGGTTATGATAATGATCAGTTTCGTAATGCGAGCAGCAGACTTCCGTCAAATGGAGTGGCCTTTGAGAGTCCAAATGGAACAGAAATAACAGCAACAAAGCCTATCGTCGTAAATTCAGGTTCTTGGTCGGCGAGCCCATCGGGTTTGCAAGCAAGAGATATTGGTTTTGACCAAATTGTTCCTGTAAATGTTGTTGGTGATCAGTATATTCTTGTGAAAGGGCAAGGGAACAAGAGTCCAAACTCCTCTTTTGATGAAACCAAACATGGAGAGGCTGCAGTGATTATTGCTACTAAAAACAATACTGTCGTAACTTATCATGGTAACGGAGGTAATTCAAGAACGATAACATTAGCAAAAAAAGGGGATGCTGCCTTTATTGATCAGGAGTTATTTGATAAATATTTCGAATCTAGCGTTAGAGGACGAAGAACAATTGATGGATATCGTATATGGTATAATTATAGAACAGGGGATATTGATCCTTATGAGATGTTACCTTCAGTTTATTTAGAGTCGACTAAACCAATTTATGTTTATCAAACGATTACTGGAGTAAGAGATAAAGATCAGACGACAGGAATGAGCTTTATTCCTCCTTTAAAATGTACTTCGGATTATAAAGTGACGATTCCTTTTGCAAGAGCCTTTGAAGCTGATGGTAGTGGTCGTAGTTATAATGGAAATAATCGGTCTCTTAATACTGTGATTAAAGGCTCTACATCAAGTAGAAATATTACGATTAATGGTACAGCTCTTTCCAATTCTAGTTATACAGCAGTGCCTGGAGGTTCTGGATGGTATTCATTTTCTTATCAAGTTCCTCGTAATGGACATTATGTAGTTGAAAATACTCAAAAAGACCCCATCAATGTAGCACTGTATGGGGAGAGTGGGAATGTTGGAGCCGCAGGATACTTTTCTGGGTTTGGAACACGTCCTATTACTGTTCCAGAATTGTCTGTGGATGGAGCAGTGGAAAACTGTGGCGAGAATACACGAATTGTTGTTCAGAATAACCAGCCAGGATGGACCTATAATTGGTATAAGAATGGAGAAAAAATTGATGGAGCAACAAGTTCTTCCTATACGACAAATGGTAGTGGTTATTACTCTGTTGAAGCTGGATTAAATTGTAATGGGAGGGTGTCAAAGACTTATCCTTCTGATCCTATATATCTTTTCCCTTGTATCAATATTGATGGATTAGCAAGTGCTACAGAAGGAGAGCAATTAGATGTTAATATTGTTTTGTCAGAATCAGTTCCTTTTCCTGTTACATATGATTTAGAAATTGTTTCGGAAAGTGGTAATGGTATTGCAACCCATGGTACAGATTACAAGGTTATTGGAAGTTTAACGGGAATTACCATTCCAGCAAATACTTTATTGTCAACCGTATCCTTTGATTTAATGGATGACAGCATAAGAGAACCTGAAGAGCATTTTACGGTTCGTATTACTCGAAGTACCATGTCGAAAATTAATATTGGAACATGTGTAGCTACGATTAAAGAAAATGATAATGATTTGCCAAAGCTTAGTGTCGATTTACAGCAGGATAATTGGAAGGATGGAATTGATGAGGCTGGAACAGAAGGAAAAGATATTACATTGTCGTTGAAACTTTCTGAAAAAACAGGGTATTTTGTTTCCGTAGATTATGAATTTATTGATATTACAGCCAAAAATGGTGAAGATTATAATGCAACCCCAGGGACTATTACTTTTGCTCCAGGTGAGTTGGAAAAAGAGATCCATCTTATGGTTATAGATGATAATTTATATGATATTGAGAGCAAAGAATCATTTAAATTAATGTTGAATAATGTTTCTGAAGCTGAGTTGTCTATCGACCCAAAGAAAGAGGTTTTTATTGTTGATGATGAAACAAAGCCATCTTTAGCAATTAAAGGATCAAGTGTGTTAACTGCACGTGAAGGAGATGATATTAGAGTGGAATATCATTTAACAACTCCTTTGGATTCTACATTTACTGTTGGGTACAAGACGACTACCAAGGCTGGTTCTGGTTATGCTACTGCGAATTTAGATTATACAGAAGTTCCGTTGACAGATGTCCAATTACTACCAGGTACTACAGATGGGGCTATCACTGTATCAACATTAGTTGATGGATTGGCTGAAGTCCAGGAGAAATTTATGATGCAATTTAGAACCAGTAAGATAGTGGATGTCACTCGATTTGTCGATTTATCGATTTTAGATATCAATGCAAAACCACAGCTCTCTTTTGCTGTTGGGTCTATTGAAGAGGGACAAGTGGCACGTGTTAATGTGACATTGACGACTCCACTTGGAAGTGATCTGGTTTTGGATATAAACTATATTGATGGAAGTGCAAAAGCTGGACAAGATTATCAAATACTTACACGTCAGATAACTATTCCTGCCGGTGCCGCTGCACTAGGTTTTGATATTACAACGATTGAAGATACCGAAGAGGAAGGGGATGAAGATTTTGAAATACGTTTTACTACCTCTAATACGTTAGTTGAGATGCCTGTGGATAGGCTTTCTGTTATGATTAACGATAATGATTCAACTCCAATTGCTAGAGATGATTCTTATACTATAAACGAAGGAGAAGGCTTGGTGCGTTCTTTAGGTGATAATGATTTTATGGGGGATTTACCTTCAAAAGGGTTTACGATTGTAAAGTCGAGTTTTCCTGTATCTCAAATCTCATTTGATAAAACGACAGGACAGTTTTCTTACACACCTCCAAGAGAGTTTTCTGGAATTGATTCTTTAAGCTACACTATTGAAGATGCGGATGGAGATGTAACACCTCCTGCAAAAGTGCTTGTACGTGTTCTAGAAGTGGATGATATTCCTGTGGCTAATGATGATTTATATACTTCAAAGGAGCGAACACACCCAAGTTATGCGACACTAACAGAAAATGTCTTATCGAATGATGTTGGACTTGGAGATGGGGTGAAAGTACAGTTAATAGAAGATGTAAAACATGGTACACTTGTATTAAATGAAGATGGTAGTTTTACGTATAATCCAGATCCTCAGTTTTTCTCTAGCGATGATTTGGTTCCTTCTGTACCTAAAGATTATTTTACATACCGAATTGTTGATCAAAAACAAGCGACACAAACCTCAGTAGGCAAATGCCAAATAGAAGTAGCTTATTATAATGATGAGGCTCCAATATTAACAAATGATCGTGTGAGTACTAATGATAAAACTCCTGTAGAAATTGATCCTTTGGTAAACGATAATGATATTGATGGAAAGAATACTATTGATGTGAGTTCTTTCGCTATAGAAAGTATAACCGGACAAGCGACTGTTGTATATGAAGATAACATGCTTAAGATTACGCCTAAAAAAGGAGTAGATGAAGTATGTGTTATCACTTATAGAGTAAATGATTTAGGTATTGATGGGCAACCAAGTAAAAGGTCTTTAACTGGAACTGTTGAAGTCACGATAAGCAAATTGAACCAAGTTCCGATAGCTAAATGTCAAAAACCTGCAGATTTTCATTTAACAAGTACAGGAGACGTAGAGTTCAATGCTACTATGTTAGATAATGGATCTTCGGATTCTGATGGCGAAGCCTTAACCTATAGTATGGAGTCTGTACTTTGGGGTAGTGCAACAAGTGTCACATTGGATTGTGGTTATGTAGGAACGGATATTCCAGTGGATTTAGTTGTTAGTGATCCTAAGGGAGCTACCAGTCGTTGTTCAACAACTTTTACTGTTGTTGATCCTATTGATCCAATTTTAAAAGGAGATGCTCCTTCTAGTCAAGTCTATAGTGTTCCTAAGGGAGTGACTTCAAAAGTGGTTAGTTATACTGAACCTATATTTGAGGATAATTGTACGACAGGTATTATACCGACACGTCTTGAAGGAAAACCAAGTGGTAGTAGCTTTTCAATAGGAACACATTCTATCAGATATAAGGGAGTCGATGCTGGTGGTAATTCGAGTGCAGAAGTTTCATTCGACATCATTATTCATGAGTTAGATCCTATATTGTCTCTTACCGATCCAACAATCGTTCTGTGTGAAGATGAATCGACCTCATTAGAGTTGACTATTGTAGGATCGATTGGAGATTGTACAATAGAATTATTATTGGATGGTGTAGTGAACAACACTGTCGTATTTAAGAAAGTCAATAGTACAAATTACCAAGCTGATTTTGTCGGACTACCTAAAGGGCTTCATGACGTTGCAGTAAGAGTCACAGATGATACTGGGACAGTCTCTTATTCCAACGAGATATCATGGAATGTGAAAGGAAGACCTGCAAGTTTGAAAATACAAGCAAATTAG
- a CDS encoding prohibitin family protein, with amino-acid sequence MNKKTITLGVIVFAVLGVIAFGSQLFFTLNPGERGVIFRPYSSGLDKENIYQPGFHIKAPWNTITIYNVKEQKREERMDVLDKNGLSINIDVSVRFNPVYDEIGFLHERFGRNYIDQLVVPEVRSTVRQVAGRYTAEEIYSTKRREVEKSIIEESMTSLEKNHIEMRALLIRSINLPDQIKQAIENKLKQEQEALAYRFKLEREKSEAERKRIEANGIADYNKIISASLSDNVLKQRGIEATLELSKSNNSKVIVVGSSKDGLPLILGNN; translated from the coding sequence ATGAATAAAAAGACAATAACTCTTGGTGTAATTGTATTTGCGGTATTAGGAGTCATCGCTTTTGGTAGCCAACTTTTTTTTACTTTAAATCCTGGTGAGAGAGGTGTGATTTTCCGCCCATATTCGAGCGGATTAGATAAAGAAAATATTTATCAACCAGGATTCCATATTAAGGCTCCGTGGAATACGATAACGATATATAATGTAAAAGAGCAGAAACGTGAAGAGAGAATGGATGTTCTTGATAAGAATGGATTGTCAATTAATATTGATGTGTCAGTTCGTTTTAATCCAGTATACGATGAGATTGGTTTTCTGCATGAACGTTTTGGTCGTAATTATATTGATCAATTAGTTGTTCCTGAAGTGAGATCTACAGTAAGGCAAGTTGCTGGACGTTATACCGCTGAAGAGATTTACTCTACAAAGAGAAGAGAAGTGGAGAAATCGATTATTGAAGAGTCGATGACCTCATTGGAGAAGAATCATATTGAAATGCGTGCCTTATTAATTCGTTCGATTAATTTGCCGGATCAAATTAAACAAGCAATTGAGAACAAATTGAAGCAGGAACAAGAAGCCTTGGCATATCGATTTAAGTTAGAAAGAGAGAAGAGTGAAGCGGAGAGAAAGAGAATCGAAGCTAATGGTATTGCTGATTATAATAAAATTATTAGTGCTTCACTTTCAGATAATGTGTTGAAGCAGCGTGGAATTGAAGCAACCTTAGAATTATCGAAGAGTAATAATAGTAAAGTAATTGTTGTTGGTTCTAGTAAAGATGGATTGCCTCTAATTCTAGGAAATAATTAA